The genomic segment GAGGAACCCATGGTGTCGGTGATACAGTGGGGTCGGGAGCTGTCCGTTCACTAATGATACCCGTTGGGTTGGAATCTTCTTCGGCTGAAGTGTTTGATTCGGCCTTCATATTCATGTCCTCAGCTGTCATGGCAGGCGAGGCGGAGGGAGTGCGTCTTGGAGAAGCCGGTTCGGGGCGTCTTTGCCACGACGAAAGTCGCGACCCATACCGCTCGCTTATGTCGCGAGCATGATCGAATCCACGAACTATCACAGCCTCACGCAAGAAGGGAAACAGCTTGCTGCCAAAATTTTGGGCATAGACACGCGCGGAGTAAGCCGATTCGAACTGGATTTTGGCCCCACCGACGACACTGGCCAAGTTGTACTGCACGGGTGGCTCATCTGCCTTGCGATTCTTCGAAAGTGTCCCCTTAAGCCGCTGAGCGAGTCTCCATGGTTGGGCGGTGTTGTAAGCTAGTATGATATCCTGCTCCAATGGTGAGTTACAAGCAATGGGCGAACAAGCGCCATCGGAGGCCACGTAAAACCATGTCGCTCGGACTACCTGCTGATCATAGCCCGCCCACAAAGCTGGATACATAATCATGCGTTCCATATCCACATCAAACAGGTGATCTtccagcacaggcacgcgGAATCGCCGCTGTTCTTCCGGCTCATCGGGGTCCGTGAGCCTGTATGTCGGCACAGCCTGTTTCTCAgtcggcatcggccgcGGGGGCCGCGGTGGGAGAACAGAGTCCTGCTCATTGGCCTGCTCCCCCCAAAATGACGTAGACAGCCATCCTCGCTGTGTCTGAGCATTTTCAGGTACGGGGCGTGACGCGGCAGCCCGGGCAAGTTCATCTTTCACAACACCCCAAGTTTCCTCCAACGACGCGATATCGTCTTCAGGAAATGGCACCCAAATGCGCCCATGTGAATGAAACCACACAGCTGAGACAGGCGGCTCTTTCTGCTCTGtgggcgacttggtcgGACTGGTCCCGACCACCGCCTCCATGATGGATGCACGGGGTCAAAAGTCTCCACTGTGGGCCCGTGCATGGATATCTATGAAAGGACCTGCCACTGACAAGTGTCGTTTATGTCTAAGGTCCATCTGGGTACCCCGACGAGCAGCACGCAGCTTATGACAGCGAGAGCCCATGAAGTAAACAGGTAAGCGAACGAAGTGCGCATCGGACGAAGCACAAGAAGTTCAGCTATCAGCGTGCTCACTGTGCTCAGACAGCCTGCAAAGCCGTCCTGAAGTCCTTGTAGAGCATCGCATGACGTTTTGGACGAGAACGTACGGGATAGCTTGCCTGTGACTACGCCACATAAGACGAGCGTTGCTAGTATGTTGGCCAGAAACGTACCTAGCGGCCACCTTGTCCACTGGCGCACATGAACGCGGTCGTCAGCGCTTCGTGGCGGGTTAAGAAGCGATAATTGCCATCGAGCGAGAGCACCTGGCGGACAAAGCACGAGTGCAAAAGTGACGTGCCGGAAAGGAGCATGCAGGCCACAGAGCAGGGCAGATCCGATCCAGAAGAGGGCGCCCAACAGGACTACCGTTACATGTCCCGCTGTGGTATGCATACGTATCGTAGGAATGGCAGAAAGTGGGTATGCGTCTGCCAAGGCGCGTCCCGCCCAGACGCCAGCGAGGCCCATGCCCACCGTGGTGGCCGTCTGTGCCAATGCATCCATGACGCTGTACAGCCCGATACGATCATGGTGTTCACCATTCGAAAATGCCTGGAACACGTCTAGTGCCCACGTTGAAAAAGATGTACAGCTTCCCGCGAATCCGACCGTAATCATCGGAAAGGCCGGGGCATACCAACCCTCAATGGCCGCCTTGGAGCGCTTGTGTGACGCGTACCCAAAAACGAGGCATCCCACGGCTTGGGCCCATACGAGCGGGGCAATGCTCTGTCCATCATACGTATTTAGAGCCACCAGACCCAGACGCGCAAGTGTGCCCCAAATGGACCCAAGGGTAATGGCACCTGCCGTAGCTAAGGTGGtccatgccatggccgtgAGGCAACGTTGGCCGTCACGTGGCAAACGCGGTGTTCTacgccgccggcgcgcgCGGTACCTGATTTTTGGCCACGCGCAGGAAGATGGGGAGGCGGCTGCATCCTGAGGAtgcgtcctcgtcgtcatcgccgtcggcacatcctgatgatgatgatgattTGCGCGCCGAGTTTCTCTCAGATTTCGATGAGCAGGCGTTTCTGCGACAACTTGATGCATTCCAAACGAGTCTACAAAGCATGCCCCCCGTAGCGTCGACTGTCGCCCCAGTGCCTGTCGCTCAGCCAGCCGCTGCCCCCACTGTACCGCCCCCATCCGCGCCATCTCCTTCTGCGCCAGTCATGGCACCTAGTATACCCGCTGAAAATTCTTCCTCTGAATTTTACAGCACGGCCATCCAGATCCTTACGCATATACTCGGCAGCTCTACGCCGTATCCGTGGCTGAACGATGTGAGCGTGCCTAAAGCTGATGACAACTCGCACAGCGTTGCATCAAATGACCATATGCACCAGCTGATCAACGTGCTGGTCGAACGACTGGGCGGCTCATCCGACCGTCGTGTCAAGGAACAGGACCTGACACACCTCTTACAGACACttctcgcgcagcagcaaaAGCCCCCTGCGCCACAGCCCATGTATCCACAGCCAACATCAGCACACTTTGCCGACTTGGCCTTCCCagatgaggaagaagacgaccCCGACTTTTTGCCCGTACCATCCGAGCACGACGGGCTCGCAacggcgcccagcaccaccgCCTGGACCCGTGCGATGGACGAAGTCATGCCGACCGAGACACCTAAGCCACGGCGagggcggccgcggcggttCACGACAGAAGAAGCAGCCGAGCGCAAACGAGACCGGAACCGAGACTACATGGCGCGAcagcgcacgacgaagaagcagcgcgcgccCTATACCCCCGAGTCATCCGCAACAGGAGCATCTACGGATGCTCCGGGAAACGCGTCGGACCGACTCGTACTTGAAGCCGAAAATCGGTTTCTTCGTGCTGAACTGGAGCGACTGCGTGAAGAGAACGCCAAACTGCGCGGTCGAGAAGAGATGCGGGCGTATGCAGCACAGCTCGGTATCAATCATCGTCAGAGCTTTCGTTCCTAGAAGTACAAGAATCGCTATGTAGTAGGATTATAAACGAGAGAAATCATCAAACCGAGATGCTTAAGAAAAAGAGGGTGTGTCCGGCAGGCTGGGGCTAAGTGCGCCGCCCTCCGAGTAAGCGGCGCGCTGGTGCACACGGCGTGCGCGGTACGTTGAGTCCTGTCCCCGACGATGGCGCGTGAGAAACAGATCTGAATCGCGTCGTGGATTTGTCGAAGACGTGTTGGCCGACTTGAAGTGAGGCACTTCTGTGCGGCCATTGGCAGCCTCACGAAGCTCGTCCCAGGCGTCCTGGgctgcgatgcgctcatttTCTTCTTCTGACAGGTACGGATAGTAGCGGCGCATGTCACCATGTTCTGCATAATGCATACGATGCGCCTTGTCGTCAGATGCCTGCGAGCCCATATCGCTCTCGACTTCGTACGACATCTCAGCCCCGTAGGGATCTTGGTAGTACAAGGCGGCCTCGTGTATACTGTCGTCGGAAGGTGCGACACCTTGGGCCTCGGGCATACGGTCGATGGCATGCTCCTCTTGAGGCACAGCAATCGACTGTTGCAAGTCAAACGGCTGCTCCCCCCGCTGTGGCTGCATGGACACGGGCACGGCGATGTGGTGCGTCGGCTCCCCGGCAATGGGCGTGCCGAAAGATGCAGACGTATCACGCATCTGCATCGGCTCTTGAACAGAGACCAAAgacgctggacgacgaagagcgCGCTTCTGGCGTCGCACAAAGTAAAAGATCAGCAGAGCCAATGCACCGAGGAGCGCAGCACCCCCAATGCCGACAGGGATACCTATTTTGACACCATTCGAGGTAGTGCTTgtatcatcatcatcatcatcgcTGTTTTTCTTGGTGGAACGACCCGAGCCGCCCGTGTACATGTTCGGGCGATCGCCATTCGGACCTGTGCCTGGCTTGCCAGGTGTACCCGGACGACCATCCTTTGCAGGATTCTTGAGCAGCAACACTTGATCTGTCGACAGAGAGAAGTCAAGTGGCTGCGTTTGGCTGTGGTTCTTCTTACTGTACACATACGCCACAGgctcgctgccgacgccAGTCTGACTGATGTTGGCAAGCTTGAGATCAGCGCATTGAATGCGCAAGTGCGCTAGCTCATGCGAATAAAAGCCTCGTGAGCGATACCCATCATCGTCGAACGAAAGCGTGCCGTTGGCCCAGTTCTTCATGTTCTTATTGCTGCTCTCGCTCACGCCGTACGCAGTGAACAGCACACGCGATGGCGTGCGGGGAAACTTGTCGCCTGCATCCTTGCGCGAGACGGTTCGAATCACTTGATGGTCGACCTTCCATGTAATATGGTGCGGTGACCAGTCAATGGTGTAGTTATGGAAATTTGCGACCGTAAATTTGTCCATGCGCTTTTGCGTGCCGATGTTCTGGGCAGATTGGCCATGGGCAGCATAGTTGGTCGTGATTCGTCCGCTTTCAGGTCCAGCCAAGCGGAAAAGTATGGCATCACCGACATCGGATGCCGTGCCAAACGTGGTAACCAGACCAGAGGTCGGATTATGGCGCAGCCGAGCAGTGACTGTGCCATATAACAGATagcgcgccgtcgacacACGCGAGTCGGTAGCACTCGTCTTTTCGAACAAAACACCATTGTGCCCTTGGCCCAAATAGCCCTGCTCAAACACGAATGCGGTCTGTGAAGCATCACCATTGTACCTCAGCAGGGGCCTAAAATAGTTGTCTTGATTGTACATGTCAGGTTTGATCGCGAGATCCATGTCCTCGCATACAGAATTCGGTATACATGAGAAAGGATACTGGCTGTATTGTGGTTGACATCCTGATGTGCACTGCTcggcaccgccaccacAATAACCATCTGCTGAGCAGCATGGTTTGTCAGAAGGACACGATGGCTTGTTGGGACCACATCGCTCCTTGCCAGCTAGCACTTCTATGGCCGCCAGAAGCAGGCCCAGGATGGCAAGTCGCATGAAGCGGTGAAGGAGTCCAAAAAGCGCCACGCGTACGTCCAGCGG from the Malassezia restricta chromosome II, complete sequence genome contains:
- a CDS encoding fluoride exporter gives rise to the protein MAWTTLATAGAITLGSIWGTLARLGLVALNTYDGQSIAPLVWAQAVGCLVFGYASHKRSKAAIEGWYAPAFPMITVGFAGSCTSFSTWALDVFQAFSNGEHHDRIGLYSVMDALAQTATTVGMGLAGVWAGRALADAYPLSAIPTIRMHTTAGHVTVVLLGALFWIGSALLCGLHAPFRHVTFALVLCPPGALARWQLSLLNPPRSADDRVHVRQWTRWPLGTFLANILATLVLCGVVTGKLSRTFSSKTSCDALQGLQDGFAGCLSTVSTLIAELLVLRPMRTSFAYLFTSWALAVISCVLLVGVPRWTLDINDTCQWQVLS
- a CDS encoding cell wall protein, coding for MRLAILGLLLAAIEVLAGKERCGPNKPSCPSDKPCCSADGYCGGGAEQCTSGCQPQYSQYPFSCIPNSVCEDMDLAIKPDMYNQDNYFRPLLRYNGDASQTAFVFEQGYLGQGHNGVLFEKTSATDSRVSTARYLLYGTVTARLRHNPTSGLVTTFGTASDVGDAILFRLAGPESGRITTNYAAHGQSAQNIGTQKRMDKFTVANFHNYTIDWSPHHITWKVDHQVIRTVSRKDAGDKFPRTPSRVLFTAYGVSESSNKNMKNWANGTLSFDDDGYRSRGFYSHELAHLRIQCADLKLANISQTGVGSEPVAYVYSKKNHSQTQPLDFSLSTDQVLLLKNPAKDGRPGTPGKPGTGPNGDRPNMYTGGSGRSTKKNSDDDDDDTSTTSNGVKIGIPVGIGGAALLGALALLIFYFVRRQKRALRRPASLVSVQEPMQMRDTSASFGTPIAGEPTHHIAVPVSMQPQRGEQPFDLQQSIAVPQEEHAIDRMPEAQGVAPSDDSIHEAALYYQDPYGAEMSYEVESDMGSQASDDKAHRMHYAEHGDMRRYYPYLSEEENERIAAQDAWDELREAANGRTEVPHFKSANTSSTNPRRDSDLFLTRHRRGQDSTYRARRVHQRAAYSEGGALSPSLPDTPSFS